AAGAGCAACACATTCTCCTAAATCAGGGCATTGATCTTAAAGAAAATATCGGGAGTATATTTCGTGAAGAGGTCTATCATGAGTCGGGCTTGACGGCATATAATCGTAAACGCTTCTTAGCATGTGATCCTTATTATAGATTGGAAGTAAACTTACCGCCCGGCTGCTATAAAATCATTGTGTTCATGGAAGTGCCGGTGCGTGGACATAAATACTTTGACTATTTTGTGGATCCGCTAAATGCAAATGCGGTAGATTATTTTATTGAAACAACACATACACAATACAAAAAACACCTAGGTGAATTTTTTGGAGAAACCATTAAAGGTTTCTTTACAGATGAGATTCATCCGACAGGATATGAAGATCAAGTTTTGCCTTGGTCACCTCAGATGCCAAGAATTTATCATGAAACAACAGGACGTAACCTATTGGATGAACTTCCGGCACTTTTTCTTGATGGTGTTGGCGATGTAGAGAGGATACGTCAAGACTTTTATACAAGTTTAGTGGATGAATTTATAGAAAGCTATGATAAGAAAATGTTAGCGTGGTGCCATGAGAATCATTTGCAATATATTGGAGAAAAACCGATTTTAAGAAGTGAACAACTGGCATATATGGATATTCCGGGTATTGATGCCGGACATCAAAAAGTAGGGACAACACCTGAGATGTTTAGTCAACGATATCGTGCCAATGGAAAAATCGTTGCGTCAGCCGCACATTTTTATCATAAAGAATATGCCCTATGTGAAGCTTTTCATAGTATCGGTTGGGGGCTGGAGATACAAGATATGAAGTGGACCTATGATTGGCTCTTGCTTCAGGGGGTGACGATGTTTGTAAACCATGCATATTATAGTAATGCGCAAGGGCTTGCCAAACATGATGCGCCACCTTCGGGATTTTTTCAGATGCCTTGGTATCAACATCAAAAACAATTGTCTCAATATGTGAAAACGATAACTTCGGCTATGGATGGTGGCAAACGCCCTATAGAGGTGCTTTTGGTGGATCCAATTGTATCCACGTGGAAGTATCGGACGAAGCAAATGCGAGAAAAACGTCTATCTCAATTTGAGCAAATGCAACAAGCATTGTTTTTGGCCGGCTATGATTTTTATATTATGGATCCACGTTTGCTAGAATATTGCACCAAGGAAGAGGACGGACTGCGTTATGAAGAGCAGTTGTTCAAAGTTGTCGTTGGTCCAGATGAAATAAATGTAAAAAAGGTTCTAGAGCAATGTCAACTAAAACACATTCCAAGATATGAAGTGCTTCAACAGGGAATGAAAATTGATGGCATCTATGCGATTGCCTGGGAGAAAGAAGGTGACCACTATCATTTTGTTGTCAATACAGCTGATTTTAGAGGACAAGTTGAACTGGTGAATCAAGACAGACAAGAGTTGAGTACATTTTACATTCGGGCCTTTGAAAGTGTGTTGATCATTAACCAAAGCGTTAAGCAAGCTTATGCACCCCAAGACAAAAGGACATGGACGCTTGATCTTGAACAAGCCTGTGCCATTAAGCGGTTAAAAGAAAATGCACTCCGAATAGATACGTGGGAGTTAACATTAGAAGGGCAGTCCCATACAGTCAAGGCAAAACCGATTATTGATCAGCTTGCCGATGGAGGATTTATGTTGCCACTAAAACGCCAGGATCGTTTTGGAACACCAAAACAATTGCTGTTTCCAACAGTATACATGAAATATGGGACGTATTTTTTTCTTGAGGTTTGTAATCCAATTAAACTGCGTGTTGAAAAAAAAGGTATATGTGGACAATGGAGTATGCTTATTAATGGGCATGGTCTAACATCGGAAAACATTTTGCAAGAGAAAAATTATACAAAGGATGGGTATGAAGTTGATATTACATCGTATTTATGCCAAGGGTTAAACACGATTGAGGTTTTGCTTGAAGCAAAAAAATCGTGGGAAGGTATACGAACACCTATATATCTTCTGGGAGATTTTTCAGTGCATACAAAAAATGGGCGTTTTGTACTGTGTGAAAAAAGAACAAGAGGAAAGCTAGGTCAATACCAGGCAATGGGAATCCCCTACTATGTCGGTGATATTCAATATAGTTATACAGTAACGGGAGCAAAGGATATAGATTGGCTGTCTATTGACGATCCAAAGTTCCAACAAAGTGCCATGCTTATCGTTAACGGACAAAATGTAGGTGTAAGGACATTTTCGCCATATGTATGGAATGTAGAGAATATATGGAAAAAAGGGGAAAATCGGGTTGAGATTATTGCATCTACAACGCGATTAGGGTATTATGAAGATCAGCATTATATAGCAAATCACACTCCTTATGGAGCATACGTAACATATGAAAGGGATTTTGAATGAATAAACAAGAAATTATTAAAAAAATTGATGCTGTTGTAGAACGGCTTATGACATTAGGTGCGGCGGATAATGAAAAGGACAAGACCACTTCAGCAGAGGCGCACAAAAAAGGAATCATTGAACGTGATTTTGGTATTAAAGAATGGGATTGGCCTCAAGGGGTCGGCTTATTTGGATTAACAAAGCTACAAAGCTATTATGGAGATACACGGTATGATGACTTTTTAAATCAATGGTATTTGGATAATATTGTCCTTGGTCTTCCGTCACAAAATATTAATACAACGGCACCGTTTCTAACATTAAACGGACTTGCACAGCGTATAGATGACCAGGGGTTTGAGCAATTGTGCATTCAAAGAACAGAATGGTTAATGCAGCATTTGCCAAAAACAAAAGAAGGTGGATTCCAGCATGTCACAAGCGCCATTGGCGATCGCATGGGCGTGCGCCTCAACGAAGGAGAGCTTTGGATAGATACCTTATTTATGGCAGTGCTATTTTTAAATGCGATGGGTCATCGTCATAATCGTGTGGAATGGCGAGAAGAAGCGCTAAAACAAGTGCTTATACATATAAAATATTTATATGATAAAAAAACAGGGTTATTTTATCATGGATGGAGTTTTTTGCGCAATGATAATTTTGGTGAAATATATTGGGGACGAGGCAATGCATGGTTTACCTTTGGAATTATTGAATACTTAGAAGCCGCCAAGACGACCCTACCTAGAGCGACGCAAGAATATATTCAAGAGACCTATGTTGCACAAGTAGAGCGTCTTATTCAGTTGCAAGACCCAACTACAGGTTTATGGCATACTGTCTTGGATGATCCGACCAGCTATTTAGAAGTATCAGGTTCATCAGGAATCGCAGCGGGTATATTGCAGGGGATTCGTTGCGGATATTTGGATGCATCTTATCAAGCCTATGCAATGAAAGCCATTGATGCTATCGCAAAAGCAGTCGATGAATCAGGGACGGTTACAGGCGTTTCAGCAGGAACCGGGATTGGTATGGATGCTCAGCATTATAAAGATATTATTATTGCACCAATGGCCTATGGGCAATCATTGGGGTTACTTGCATTAACAGAAAGTTTGTATTTTATATAGTGTAATATTAAAAAGCTGTCCTATGCATTAATTTTTGATGCATAGGACAGCTCTTTGCTTTTCAATCGAGATAATAACACGTATAATAGGAGGAGGAGGTGTTTATATGGAACAAAAAATTCGTAGTATAAAAAGAATAACAAAAGGTCAACGAGCGGTTGATGGTGCAGGAGTACATCTTGTTCGCGTTCTTGGATATCATGACACAAAGGAATTTGATCCGTTTTTGATGCTTGATGCATTTGACTCAAAAAATCCAGAAGATTACATAAAAGGATTTCCATGGCATCCACACCGAGGCATAGAGACAATAACATATTTGATTGAAGGGCGTATTGAACATGGGGACAGCTTGGGTAATCATGGAAGTATCTTAGCTGGCGAATGTCAATGGATGACAGCAGGATCCGGAATTATTCATCAGGAGATGCCAAAGGCTTCAAAACGTATGTTGGGAGCGCAATTGTGGCTTAATCTTCCGGCAAAAGACAAGATGACAACGCCAAGGTATGGAGATATCAAGCAAGACCAAGTACCGATTCTTAAAGAAGATAATCATACAGTACGTATTATATCGGGTCAGTATTTAGGGCATCAAGGTGCATTTCAAGGACAGTATATTCAAGCGACGTATCTTGACGTTACAGTTGAGCCTAATTCAACATGGTCCTACACAACACCTAAAGATGAGAACTTATTTGTATACATTGTTGAAGGTGAGGCTGGGTTTGGTGATGCGTTAGATCAGCTTATTGAAGAAAAACATGCGGTTTTGTTCACACAAGGAGAGCAATTCTTACTACAAACCAAAGAAAAAAGTATACGATGCCTGCTTTTCATGGGAAAACCCCTGCATGAACCGATTGCTTGGGGCGGTCCGATTGTTATGAATACTCGAGAGGAGCTTGATTTAGCCTTTCGAGAGTTGGATGAAAATACATTTGTAAAACATAGAGAAAAAAGTAATTAGGGAACATTGGATGAAGTTCTATCGTCAGATATAGATGATATTTTTTAACGGGAGACGAACATATGAGCAAGGAAAAAATTAAAGAAGAACTAATAAGCTGGACAAAAGTCATTGTATTTGCAATGACACTGGCATATGTGATCAACCATCTGGTGATTATCAATGCCTATGTTCCTTCACAATCCATGGAAAATACCCTGCAAGTGAAGGATCGATTAATCGCTAATCGATTGGCCTATCTTTTTAATGAACCCAAACGTGGAGATGTTGTTATCTTTGAGTTTGATCAAGATGGGGAAGAAAAACACTACGTGAAGCGCTTAATCGGCTTGCCGGGAGACATAGTCAATATCCGAGAAGGCAATGTTTATGTCAATGACCAGCTGCTTAAGGAACCTTACTTGAAGGAAGCGATGGATAATAATGAAGATGGTAACTTTGAGGTTCCAAAAGGATATTATTTCTTCTTAGGAGACAATCGTAATAAAAGTATTGATGGGCGTTTTTGGGTAAAACCATATATTTCCAAGAAAGCTGTTTTGGGCAAAGTCGTCTTAAGTTACTATCCGAACTTTCGACTGATAACAGGACAAAAGGACAAATAAAAAGAAGGTTATGACATTTTATCCATGGAGTAAGTTGGTATAATAGTCTTATAAATCAAGTGTTTTACTTGGAAGGAGATTATTATGCAAACGTATATTGTTGATACAAAAAAGCAAAAAGCACAAATTAACCGAAATATTTATGGGCATTTTTCTGAACATCTGGGACGATGTATCTATGAAGGCCTATATGTGGGGGAAGATTCTCATATTCCCAATATCGACGGCATGCGTACAGACGTTATAGAAGCTTTAAAAGCCATGGGATTACCCTTGCTTCGGTGGCCTGGAGGCTGTTTTGCGGATGAGTATCATTGGAAAGATGGAATAGGACCAAAAGAACAACGTAAAAAAATGATTAACACCCATTGGGGTGGAGTGGTCGAAGATAATAGCTTTGGAACCCACGAGTTCTTACGCCTATGTGAACTACTGGAATGCGAACCTTACATCAATGGAAATGTTGGTAGCGGAACCGTACAGGAAATGTCGGAGTGGGTAGAGTATATGACGTTTGACGGATTGTCTCCCATGGCTAAACTGCGTGAAGAAAATGGACAAAAAAAACCGTGGAAGGTAAAATACTTCGGTGTTGGTAATGAAAACTGGGGCTGTGGGGGGAACATGCGTGCAGAGTACTATGCAGACCTTTATCGTCGATATTCCACCTATACAAGAAACTATGGTGATAATCAATTGTTTAAAATAGCAGGCGGACCCAATGTCGATGACTATCACTGGACAAAAGTTTTGATGGAAGTTGCCGGACCTTTTATGGACGGCCTAAGCTTACATTATTATTCCTTTGTCAATAATTGGGATAATAAAGGCTCGGCAACACAGATGAGCGAAATGGATTATTATCGTGTCTTGAAAAATACATGGAAAATGGAAGAATTGGTGACTAAACACAGTCAGATCATGGATCAATATGATCCTCAAAGACGTGTGGCACTTATAGTTGACGAATGGGGAACATGGTATGATGTTGAACCAGGAACTAATCCTGGGTTTTTGTACCAGCAAAACAGTATGCGAGATGCACTCGTTGCCGGCATTAATCTGAATATTTTTAACAAGCATGCACAGCGGGTACGAATGGCCAATATTGCACAATTAGTCAATGTGTTGCAATCGGTGATTTTGACGGAAGGTGAAAAGATGATAAAGACACCTACTTATCATGTTTTTGACATGTACCAAGCACATCAAGATAACCAATTGCTTGAAAGTTATATTTCAACACCTGATCTTTTGATAGATGATGTTACAATTCCAGCCATTACCGAGTCGGCGTCTATCAATCCTTTAGGACAGGTTGTTTTGACCTTGTGTAATTTGGATTTAAGCCAAGAACAGCATATAGATGTACATACTTTAGGGTATCAGCCAAAAAAAGTGGAGGGGCATATTCTTCACGGTGCTATGGATGCGCACAATACCTTTGAAGCACCCAAGAATCTTACAAAACAAGAATTTGACCAAGTTGTGTTAAATGACAAAGGCTGCCATATTACACTTCCGGCATGCTCCGTTGTTCGCTTGATTCTTGAAGCATAATGGGACCCTGTAAACGATGTTATGCCTTTGTCGATGGAAGTGCTGATCTTTATACAGCGATGCAAAAGCATATGAAAAATCTGCCGCCTGAGATGAAGTGTACCCAAGAAGTCTATGAACGACGCTTGGCCCAGTGTGAGGCGTGTGAAAAACTTCAAAATGGCATGTGTGCATATTGTGGCTGTTTTGTCATCTTGCGAGCGCGTAAAAAAAATCAATATTGTCCATATCCAAAGACCCCTAAATGGTAGGGGTCTTTTAGTGCATTATGTCAAAGATGAGGGCAAGAAAATAGGACGTATCTAGGACGAAAGGATGCAAAATAAGGAGATATACCTATGAAAAAAGCCTTGTGAACATGGGTAGAATATACTATAATTTAGTTTATGGTATACGTTTTTTGTAAACTTTGCCATAAGCCGGCATATAATATTAGTTTACATTGAGTTTGGAATCATTTTTCGACACATAAAGATTAGAGAAGCGGATATAGCCTGTTTTATTAGCGGAACGAAGCAGAGAAAATATACAGGAGGCTATATCGATGAAAAAAGTTCTAAGTATTCTTATGAGTTTAGCAATGGCTTTATTAGCATCAGGTGCAGCACATAAAGTAATATAATATTAACATGCCGGCTTAACAAAGGAGCGTGGCTGATGAAACAAAAACATAAAAAGACGATTATTTTAAATAGTATATTAGGAATTATATATTTTATAGTAGCTTTTATTTTTTACCAGCAATTTGGTATAAGCGACTGGAAGCAACTTTTGTTTTGGAGTGTCCTTGCCATTGTTGCAGAATCCTTTGTCGTGGTATCTTCGGCGGGAACATCCACATCGGTGGGGACAGCAATCTATCTGTATGCTGCAGTTCTTGGAACACCACTGGATGTTATGCTGGTCGTAACCTTAGGGGTGCTGCTTTGCTTTCCGGAGATTAATGACAAACGACGCCATATATTGAATACTCCGCTGTATAAAATGTTGTTTAATGTCTTTAATATATCCCTTTCCATGGGACTTGCCAGTGTGTTCTTCAAATTTTACCAAGGAGACTTTAACATTGTTGTCTATGCGCTTGTAATGTTTGTTGTTCTTGCGGCAGAAGAACTCATTAACGGGTTTATCTTATATCAATATTTTTCGATTCAGCTAGATGATATTAAGGCGCGAGATATTTTGAAGGATATTTTAGGATCATATCTTAATTCCATTGCAATAGGTACACTCGGAATATTTTTAGTATTTGCAGACTATACTTATGGCAAATCCATTGTTATCATATTGTTTATTCCAATTTTATTGGCTAGATATTCGTTCAAATTATATTATGATTCTCAACGAATGGCAATTGATACCATACATGCGCTTAATGAAGCACTTCATGCAAAGGATGCCTATACCGGGGGGCATACAGGGCGGGTTCAACAATATGCCATGGATATAGCTAAGGCATATAAATTGACGAGCCACCAGATTGACACCATTGATAAGGCGGCGTTATTACATGATATTGGCAAAATCGGTATTCCGGATGATATACTCAATAAAAACGGTAAGTTAACGGCTGAAGAGTATCGACGGATACAAGAACATGCAACAATTGGCGGGCATATTATAGGAAGTGTACATTCCTTGAGAAAGATATCGTTGATTATTATTCAGCATCATGAACGTTATGATGGTAAGGGATATCCCAATCAGCTGTCGGGAGATCAGATAAGCATTGAAGCGGCAATCCTTATGATTGCAGACAGTTTTGATGCCATGACATCGGATCGCCCATACCGTAAAGCATATACAAAAGAGTATGCAATTAAGGAATTAATAGAAAATGCTGGGATTCAGTTTCATCCCAAAGTGGTCAAATGCTTCGTTGAAGAAGTGCTGTCACAGCCTGGATATAATGTAGGGGACGCTACGGCGGAGATTGTTGAAATTGACCAAGTACTGGAGGCACAAAATACTTCGGAAAGGGCAAAAGAGGCATGATATTTGAGGGGATTGTTTTAGCCGTTATTTTTGGATATCTTCGAAAAGGGCGAATAAAAAATTTGGAAAATATCACTATACAATACTGGGGAGCATTTATTTTTGCATTTGGGATGCAAACGATAGCCTTTGTGATTGAATCGATACCGGAAGTGGGATTTTATTTATTGCATATTGGAAGTTATGTTCTTATTGTGTTTGTCTGTATAAGAAACCATCGCTTCATAGGAATGTGGCTTATGGGTATAGGAACTTTCTTAAATGGCTTGGTTATTGCACTAAATCATGGTATGATGCCTGTTAAGCTCCCAATAGGAGCGGAACCGATTTTTGACCGAGGGCACATGCTCCTAACACATACAACGCAATTGGGATTTTTAGCCGATATTTTTGTTATAGAGATTCCAAAACTATCCACTCGAGTGATGAGCGTTGGAGACTTTATAATTGTTGTAGGTGTGTTTCATCTTGTACAACAGGGCATGCAAGCAAAAAGGGAAAATAATACGGTTTAAAATAGAATGGACTTTACTGCTAGGTATAGTCTTTTTTTCATATGTCAAGGCAAGCTTCCTGATGTAAATAATATTTTGGCAAAATAAGGCGCTATAGTCGCGTTGCAGATAGTGTAAGGAGAAGGAAATGAAAGCAAAAAACGCCATATCACTTAAATCAAAAATTATTGTACTTATCGTATGTGTGTCAATACTACCGATGGTTGTTTTGGCAATTATGGTGTCATATAACTATAATAATATCATTAAAGAGCGTTTTGTATCTTATGCCCAAGGTAATATGAGCCATGTGACGGCAACCATTAATAATGAGCTGGAGGGCATGCAAGAGTCAGTGCGCTATATGCTTCAGGACCCAACATTTAATGATGTCATCGTAAAGCAACCCAACGTGGAAGAAAATTCACTTGAGATGTTTGACCTTATCCGAGATATTAAATCGTATCTAAGTACGATTGTCTTTGGTAAGAAAAACTATGATGTAGGGGGGATTTTCTTCTATAAAACAGACCAACATGTCTACTATCCAAAAGAGGTTGGGTTAATCGATCGAAATGAGATTCCTGTTGAAGAAATGGCTAATCTAGCAAGAAGCAGCGTTAAAACCCAGTTTTATGAAACTTATGTCGATGGTCAACTCAACGTATACTTGACGCAGTTATTGTTGCACAAGGATAGTTTCAAGCCAATTGCCATGATGTATTACCGCATTGACCCGGAGTACTTAGAGCATATTTTAGAAAATATAAATATTCAGTCGGATGAGTCCATATATTTATATGCTGATGAGGCGCGTGTCATTGCATCCAAAGGAACCGTGCGTAATGACCACAAGATTTTAAGTGAGGAATTTAGAGAAAAAGAGCCGGGCTTATATATCCAAACAATGGATCAAGAGGAATATTACATCATTACAGATCGTATTCCGACGCTAAACTTATCTTTGATTACCCTCGTTTCATCGAAAATGTTAATGCAAGACTCTGAAAAAATTATACGCCTAGGGATTATATTGTACTTGGCAATGGTACCTTTTTTTATATTGATGGCATATGTTCTTTTTCGTGTAATATTAAAACCGATGCGAGAACTCACATCAAAAATGAAGGCGTTTGAACGAGGGGAGCTGGATGTTAAGGTGCCTGAAACGCGAACGGACGAGTTCGGCGTTGTTTATAATGCATTCAACAGGATGACCCAAAATATTAATCGACTTGTGAGCGATGTGTATGTAAAAGAGCTGGCAAAAAAAGATGCTGAAATATCGGCACTTCAAGAACAAATCAATCCGCATTTTTTATATAATACGTTGGAATCTATTAATTGGCGCGCTCAACTTGCAGGCGAAGAAGAAATTGCACTCATGATACAAGCCCTTTCAAAGCTGATGGACGCATCCACAAACCGTTCCAAACGTAAGGTTATTACAGTCAAGGAAGAAGTCGGATACTTAAATCAATATATGTATTTGATTCAGATGCGCTATTCAGATAGTCTAAAATACAAGCAGACTATTGATGCATCAATTCAGGATGCACTAGTCCCCAAGCTTCTTTTGCAACCGTTAATCGAAAATGCGGTTAAGCATGGTATAGAACCGATTGGTGAAGGGTGCATCGAATTGATTGGAAGACGAGATGGTGAACGATTAGAATTTATTGTACGCGATAATGGCAGTGGAATGGATGAAGAACAGTACAAGAAAATACAATGCATGATTACCGAAGAAAAAGGAATTATGGATATGAAAAAAGGCGAAGGTGCAAGTGTTGGGCTTCAAAATGTATTCAGACGAATACAGTTAATATATGGCAATGATGCAAAAATATGGATTGAAAGCAGTCAAAATGAAGGAACATCCATTATGATTAGCTTTCCGGCGACTCTAGAAACGATGACAGAATAAGGAGACAGTATGGGAAAATATAAGATTTTTATTATTGATGATGAACCGATGGTAATCAAAGGGCTTAAAGAACTTGTTCCCTGGGAGGAAATCAATTGTGAGATTTGTGGCACAGCAAAAAATGGTGTAGAAGGATTACAGTTGATTGGAGAATTAAAGCCGGATATCGTTGTTAGTGATATTCGAATGCCGAAGTTAAATGGATTGCAGATGATTGAAAAGCTAAGGGCGGTAACGAAAGAGACAAAGTTTATTGTATTGACAAGTTATCGTGAGTTTGACTATGCACAAAAAGCCATTGAACTAGGCGTTATAAAATATTTATTGAAGCCGACGAATATAGAAGATATAAAATCTGCTGTAATCGAAGCAATGATGCAATTAGATGATGAGCGTTCCAAGGAAGACGATGTTAAACGCTTAAGGAAAAAATTAATTGAGACCATCAATGTCTTTGATGAAGAAGCAGTTGAAGAAGCGGTGAATGAGCCGATTAAAAAACAAAAGGACCAGATAACATCCTCAAAAGAGGAAGAAAATGAATCAAGAATTAAGTATTTAGCGGTTCAAGCAATTAACTATATGAAAGAAAATTATAGCCACAAACTGGATCTTCAAGAAGTTGCAGACCATCTTCTTATTAGCACATGGTATTTGTGCAAAATACTCAAACAGGAACTGGATAATTCTTTTGTGCAGCTGCTTAATGAGATTCGCGTTCAAGAAGCGAAACGGCTTCTTGTTGAGACGCAATATAAGGTTTATGAGATAGGAGAGCTTGTAGGATATACAGACACACCGTATTTTACGAAGACTTTTAAAAAGTACACAGGTGTAACTCCTAACCAATATAGAAACACAAATTATGTCTAGGTAATATAAGAATAAGACAATAAAATGGGTATCGATTGGACAAAATTGTGCAATTGTACAAGAATAGACAAGAAACAACAAGATTGACTTCTTAAATATTACCAAATGAAGTGTTAATATATAGGTACAGTAAATGTTACAAAATATTATATCTGTAAAGGGAGGAACACAATGAAAAAACTTTTATCACTAGTACTTATGGTAGCACTTATGGCATCTTTGTTTGTAGGATGTGGTCCAAAAGAAACGGACACTAGCACAGACGCAGGTAGCTCAAGTGAAGCAACAACAGACGATGCAGGCGCAGCAGATGAAACTGAAGACGCAGGCGAAACAGAAGAAGTAGCACAAGACGTAGAACTTCGAGTTGTAACAATGTTTGGTGGTACAGACCCATCAACAGAAACATTCGAACAACAAATCAAAGATTTCATGGCAGCAAATCCACATGTAACAATTATTAACGAATCAATGACATCTGTCGGAGATGAGTATAGAACAGCTGTAAAAACTGACTTCTCAACAGGAAACGAAGCAGACGTTACATTCTTCTACACAGGAGCTGACGTAAAAGGAATTATTGAAAGTAATAGCGTAGTACCTTTGTCAGAAGTTCGTGAAACATTCCCAGAAGTTGGAACAGCTATTTCAGAAGGTATCCTGGATTCAGTTAGAGAATTTGATGGTGAAGTATATGCGTTACCATTAACTGGTTTCTATGAAGGATTATTTATCAACAAAGGACTTTTTGATGAATATGGCCTTGAATACCCAACAACTTGGGAAAACATGGTTAAAGCGATTGAAGTATTCAACGAAAATGGAATAACTCCATTTGCAGGTCCTGTAGCACAATCACATTACATGATTGAGCACTTCATTCTTGCACAAGCAGGTGTTACTGAGCACCAAAACATGTTAGACGGCGACGTTCCTCAATCATGGGTTGATGGATTAACACTTATTAAAGACTTCTATGACATGAAAGCGTTCAGTCCTGATGCGATTTCAATGGAAATCGAAGCAGCACAAAACCTTTTCCGTCAAGAAAAAGCAGCTATGATCTTAGAAGGTTCTTGGTTCATCGGTGGATGTGATGAAGCACTTCAAGAGAAAATGACAGTTATTCCAATGCCTACAGCGCCAGGTGGAGCAAAAGATCCTTCATCTATCGTTGCTGGATATTCAAGTGGATACTATATCTCAAGAAGATCATATGAAGACGAAGCGAAGCAACAAGTTGTTATTGACTTAATCAACTATTTAACATCAGCAGATGCAATTAAAGCGATTGCAACAGCAAATGGTGGAACACCAAGTGCGGCTGTAACAGTTGAAGGTCTTTCACAAGTTGCATTAGATGGACATAAGATTGCAGCAGCAGCTAGTGGTCTTACAATGCCAATCGACTCTCGTTTAAAACCAGAAGCATTTAACTATATTGTTAAAGAAGGTGTTCCATTCATCGCATTTGGTGAAAGAACAGCAGAAGAAGTTTTAGCAGAAGTTAAAAATATTCAGAATCGTTAAAAAAACTATAGCAGCATATCGATATCTATCGCCGTGCTGCTATATTTATACCCAAATAACGCAATAAACTATAA
This sequence is a window from Vallitaleaceae bacterium 9-2. Protein-coding genes within it:
- a CDS encoding glycosyl hydrolase, whose amino-acid sequence is MMSCGIHPFWFWNADMDEATICEQIRMMHEQEISGFVLCARQGLTIPYLSQKWFDLVRCAVEEAKKYEMVVWLYDEQPYPSGISGGKVVLDHPEFEAKRLAPHIIYEEIISHEQEIQIELEWGKPLYAKAFPVMSQEQHILLNQGIDLKENIGSIFREEVYHESGLTAYNRKRFLACDPYYRLEVNLPPGCYKIIVFMEVPVRGHKYFDYFVDPLNANAVDYFIETTHTQYKKHLGEFFGETIKGFFTDEIHPTGYEDQVLPWSPQMPRIYHETTGRNLLDELPALFLDGVGDVERIRQDFYTSLVDEFIESYDKKMLAWCHENHLQYIGEKPILRSEQLAYMDIPGIDAGHQKVGTTPEMFSQRYRANGKIVASAAHFYHKEYALCEAFHSIGWGLEIQDMKWTYDWLLLQGVTMFVNHAYYSNAQGLAKHDAPPSGFFQMPWYQHQKQLSQYVKTITSAMDGGKRPIEVLLVDPIVSTWKYRTKQMREKRLSQFEQMQQALFLAGYDFYIMDPRLLEYCTKEEDGLRYEEQLFKVVVGPDEINVKKVLEQCQLKHIPRYEVLQQGMKIDGIYAIAWEKEGDHYHFVVNTADFRGQVELVNQDRQELSTFYIRAFESVLIINQSVKQAYAPQDKRTWTLDLEQACAIKRLKENALRIDTWELTLEGQSHTVKAKPIIDQLADGGFMLPLKRQDRFGTPKQLLFPTVYMKYGTYFFLEVCNPIKLRVEKKGICGQWSMLINGHGLTSENILQEKNYTKDGYEVDITSYLCQGLNTIEVLLEAKKSWEGIRTPIYLLGDFSVHTKNGRFVLCEKRTRGKLGQYQAMGIPYYVGDIQYSYTVTGAKDIDWLSIDDPKFQQSAMLIVNGQNVGVRTFSPYVWNVENIWKKGENRVEIIASTTRLGYYEDQHYIANHTPYGAYVTYERDFE
- a CDS encoding glycoside hydrolase family 88 protein gives rise to the protein MNKQEIIKKIDAVVERLMTLGAADNEKDKTTSAEAHKKGIIERDFGIKEWDWPQGVGLFGLTKLQSYYGDTRYDDFLNQWYLDNIVLGLPSQNINTTAPFLTLNGLAQRIDDQGFEQLCIQRTEWLMQHLPKTKEGGFQHVTSAIGDRMGVRLNEGELWIDTLFMAVLFLNAMGHRHNRVEWREEALKQVLIHIKYLYDKKTGLFYHGWSFLRNDNFGEIYWGRGNAWFTFGIIEYLEAAKTTLPRATQEYIQETYVAQVERLIQLQDPTTGLWHTVLDDPTSYLEVSGSSGIAAGILQGIRCGYLDASYQAYAMKAIDAIAKAVDESGTVTGVSAGTGIGMDAQHYKDIIIAPMAYGQSLGLLALTESLYFI
- a CDS encoding pirin family protein codes for the protein MEQKIRSIKRITKGQRAVDGAGVHLVRVLGYHDTKEFDPFLMLDAFDSKNPEDYIKGFPWHPHRGIETITYLIEGRIEHGDSLGNHGSILAGECQWMTAGSGIIHQEMPKASKRMLGAQLWLNLPAKDKMTTPRYGDIKQDQVPILKEDNHTVRIISGQYLGHQGAFQGQYIQATYLDVTVEPNSTWSYTTPKDENLFVYIVEGEAGFGDALDQLIEEKHAVLFTQGEQFLLQTKEKSIRCLLFMGKPLHEPIAWGGPIVMNTREELDLAFRELDENTFVKHREKSN
- the lepB gene encoding signal peptidase I; amino-acid sequence: MSKEKIKEELISWTKVIVFAMTLAYVINHLVIINAYVPSQSMENTLQVKDRLIANRLAYLFNEPKRGDVVIFEFDQDGEEKHYVKRLIGLPGDIVNIREGNVYVNDQLLKEPYLKEAMDNNEDGNFEVPKGYYFFLGDNRNKSIDGRFWVKPYISKKAVLGKVVLSYYPNFRLITGQKDK
- a CDS encoding alpha-L-arabinofuranosidase C-terminal domain-containing protein, which produces MQTYIVDTKKQKAQINRNIYGHFSEHLGRCIYEGLYVGEDSHIPNIDGMRTDVIEALKAMGLPLLRWPGGCFADEYHWKDGIGPKEQRKKMINTHWGGVVEDNSFGTHEFLRLCELLECEPYINGNVGSGTVQEMSEWVEYMTFDGLSPMAKLREENGQKKPWKVKYFGVGNENWGCGGNMRAEYYADLYRRYSTYTRNYGDNQLFKIAGGPNVDDYHWTKVLMEVAGPFMDGLSLHYYSFVNNWDNKGSATQMSEMDYYRVLKNTWKMEELVTKHSQIMDQYDPQRRVALIVDEWGTWYDVEPGTNPGFLYQQNSMRDALVAGINLNIFNKHAQRVRMANIAQLVNVLQSVILTEGEKMIKTPTYHVFDMYQAHQDNQLLESYISTPDLLIDDVTIPAITESASINPLGQVVLTLCNLDLSQEQHIDVHTLGYQPKKVEGHILHGAMDAHNTFEAPKNLTKQEFDQVVLNDKGCHITLPACSVVRLILEA